A window of the Cucurbita pepo subsp. pepo cultivar mu-cu-16 chromosome LG01, ASM280686v2, whole genome shotgun sequence genome harbors these coding sequences:
- the LOC111777987 gene encoding PRA1 family protein B3-like produces MASPPTLPISGHQSATGAPSQPPIATPAFRAFLSRLTSSVRQGFSQRRPWSELVDRSSLARPLNLSEAYSRIRKNFSYFRVNYITLLTLVLAFSLLSHPFSLLTLLALLAAWSFLYIFRPSDQPLVIRGRTFSDFETLVGLGVLTVIVVFLTSVGSLLISASMIGFSIVCIHGAFRLPEDLFLDDQEPANGGFLSFLGGAASAASAAGPAIAARV; encoded by the coding sequence ATGGCTTCTCCACCGACACTTCCGATTTCCGGCCATCAGTCGGCCACCGGAGCTCCATCTCAGCCGCCCATCGCCACCCCGGCCTTCCGCGCATTTCTCTCTCGGTTAACTTCCTCCGTCCGCCAAGGCTTCTCCCAACGCCGCCCTTGGTCGGAGCTCGTCGATCGGAGCTCCTTGGCTCGTCCCCTCAACCTATCCGAAGCCTATTCCCGGATCCGCAAGAACTTTTCATATTTCCGTGTCAATTATATCACTCTCTTGACCCTTGTTCTCGCTTTTTCTCTCCTCTCCCATCCGTTCTCTCTCTTGACTCTTCTTGCCCTCCTCGCGGCTTGGAGTTTTCTCTACATTTTCCGTCCTTCCGATCAGCCTTTGGTTATTCGCGGCCGTACTTTTTCCGATTTCGAGACGTTGGTCGGGTTGGGGGTTCTGACTGTGATTGTTGTGTTTCTCACTAGTGTTGGATCGCTTCTGATATCGGCGTCGATGATTGGATTTTCCATTGTGTGCATTCACGGTGCGTTTAGGCTTCCAGAGGATCTCTTCCTTGATGACCAAGAGCCTGCAAATGGAGGGTTCCTATCATTTCTCGGTGGCGCGGCCTCCGCTGCTTCAGCCGCAGGTCCTGCAATTGCAGCGCGTGTATAG